A stretch of the Aphis gossypii isolate Hap1 chromosome 2, ASM2018417v2, whole genome shotgun sequence genome encodes the following:
- the LOC114130960 gene encoding pyruvate kinase-like isoform X2, translating to MDLAGKVPVNTGGTKGIGLAVAKNLIQNESSRVIISGRDVQERGKALKILTDMYNYNRKPIDVPIDVASEEGLKGPLSVAVEPVEDTIDKNDCKKFGVYSQDVTTYLEYISTLDINVEAKHVRLSGIICTIGPASVAVETLEEMIDAGMNVGRLNFSHGSHEYHANTIKNLRQAAKNYSKKIGVYSPLAIALDTKGPEIRTGLLEGGGSAEVELKNGEQISLSTDKAFENSGNATKVYVDYPNITKVVKPGNRVYVDDGLISLIVKEIGSNSIVCNIENGGLLGSRKGVNLPGVPVELPAVSEKDKKDLLFGVENHVDMIFASFIREAAAVKEIREILGEKGKNILIISKIENHQGMKNLQEIIEASDGIMVARGDLGIEISPEKVFLAQKAMIARCNKAGKPVICATQMLESMIKKPRGTRAEYSDVANAILDGADSVMLSGETAKGAYPVKCVHTMATICKEAETAVWQRQLFADLTSAVNLPLDASHTIAIAAVDAANKSKAAAIVVLTSSGHSAHRISKYRPRCPIIALTRNAKVARQCHIYRGILPLYYNVQPLSDWLNDVDTRVEHAIKFGKSSGIINSGDSVVVVTGWKKGSGYTNSLRIVIVE from the exons ATGGACCTGGCAGGAAAAGTACCTGTAAACACCGGTGGTACCAAAGGCATTGGGCTGGCCGTGGCCAAGAATCTGATCCAAAACGAGTCATCGCGAGTGATTATCAGTGGCCGGGATGTCCAGGAAAGGGGGAAAGCGCTTAAAATCCTAACGGACATGTACAACTACAACAGAAAGCCCATAGACGTACCGATAGACGTCGCCTCTGAGGAAGGGTTGAAAG GACCTCTGTCGGTTGCTGTGGAACCGGTGGAGGACACGATTGACAAGAATGATTGCAAGAAATTTGGTGTTTACAGTCAAGATGTTACTACTTACTTAGAGTATATTAGTACTTTGGACATCAATGTCGAAGCGAAACATGTGCGTTTGTCTGGTATCATTTGTACCATtg GACCGGCTTCGGTTGCTGTGGAAACACTTGAGGAAATGATTGATGCTGGCATGAATGTAGGCCGCTTGAACTTCTCTCATGGTTCACATGAATACCATGcaaacacaattaaaaacttaagacAAGCTGCTAAAAATTATAGCAAAAAAATTGGTGTTTACAGCCCATTAGCTATTGCTCTAGATACCAAGGGACCTGAAATAAGAACTGGCTTGTTAGAAGGC gGTGGATCAGCTGAAGTTGAACTAAAAAATGGTGAACAAATCAGTTTATCTACAGACAAGGCATTTGAAAATAGCGGTAATGCCACTAAAGTGTATGTTGACTATCCCAACATAACCAAAGTGGTAAAACCAGGCAACCGAGTATATGTTGATGATGGTCTTATTTCCTTGATTGTCAAAGAAATTG gcaGCAATTCTATTGTGTGCAATATTGAAAATGGTGGTTTATTAGGAAGTCGTAAAGGTGTTAACTTACCTGGTGTACCTGTAGAATTACCAGCAGTATCCGAAAAGGATAAGAAAGATCTACTATTCGGTGTTGAAAATCATGTAGATATGATATTTGCTTCTTTCATAAGAGAAGCAGCTGCTGTTAAAGAAATCAGGGAGATATTAG gtgaaaaaggtaaaaacatattgattatttcaaaaattgaaaaccacCAAGGCATGAAAAACTTACAAGAAATAATTGAAGCTTCGGATGGTATTATGGTTGCTCGTGGTGATCTGGGAATTGAAATCTCACCTGAAAAAGTCTTTTTAGCTCAGAAAGCCATGATTGCACGTTGTAAtaag gcTGGTAAACCAGTTATTTGTGCTACTCAAATGTTGGAGTCTATGATTAAAAAACCCCGTGGTACTCGAGCAGAGTATTCTGATGTGGCAAATGCCATTCTCGATGGAGCAGATAGTGTGATGCTATCAGGGGAAACTGCCAAAGGGGCATACCCTGTTAAGTGTGTACATACTATGGCTACCATCTGTAAAGAAGCAGAGACAGCTGTTTGGCAGAGACAATTATTTGCTGACTTAACGTCTGCT GTTAATTTGCCTTTGGATGCTTCACACACAATTGCAATTGCTGCTGTAGATGCAGCTAATAAAAGTAAAGCTGCTGCCATTGTTGTTCTTACATCTTCTGGCCATTCTGCACATCGCATTTCTAAATATCGCCCACGTTGTCCAATCATAGCTCTGACCAGAAATGCCAAAGTCGCCCGCCAATGTCATATTTATCGTGGTATTCTACCTTTATACTATAATG tACAACCATTAAGCGACTGGTTGAACGATGTGGACACCCGTGTAGAGCACGCCATTAAGTTTGGTAAGTCCAGCGGTATCATTAACTCTGGAGATTCAGTAGTAGTCGTCACTGGATGGAAAAAAGGTTCTGGATACACTAACTCATTACGCATTGT taTCGTGGAATGA
- the LOC114130960 gene encoding pyruvate kinase-like isoform X1, with amino-acid sequence MAIRRLALNKLFNLKFDGFKVRGIVKYFQSDNGNGEDSKTPENRPDDQTNNKPVLKRIIEDLSRPSKPENLSFFGCRQYMDLAGKVPVNTGGTKGIGLAVAKNLIQNESSRVIISGRDVQERGKALKILTDMYNYNRKPIDVPIDVASEEGLKGPLSVAVEPVEDTIDKNDCKKFGVYSQDVTTYLEYISTLDINVEAKHVRLSGIICTIGPASVAVETLEEMIDAGMNVGRLNFSHGSHEYHANTIKNLRQAAKNYSKKIGVYSPLAIALDTKGPEIRTGLLEGGGSAEVELKNGEQISLSTDKAFENSGNATKVYVDYPNITKVVKPGNRVYVDDGLISLIVKEIGSNSIVCNIENGGLLGSRKGVNLPGVPVELPAVSEKDKKDLLFGVENHVDMIFASFIREAAAVKEIREILGEKGKNILIISKIENHQGMKNLQEIIEASDGIMVARGDLGIEISPEKVFLAQKAMIARCNKAGKPVICATQMLESMIKKPRGTRAEYSDVANAILDGADSVMLSGETAKGAYPVKCVHTMATICKEAETAVWQRQLFADLTSAVNLPLDASHTIAIAAVDAANKSKAAAIVVLTSSGHSAHRISKYRPRCPIIALTRNAKVARQCHIYRGILPLYYNVQPLSDWLNDVDTRVEHAIKFGKSSGIINSGDSVVVVTGWKKGSGYTNSLRIVIVE; translated from the exons ATGGCTATTCGAAGATTAGCTTTAAACAAACTGTTCAATTTGAAGTTTGACGG atttaaagttCGCGGTATCGTCAAATACTTTCAAAGTGATAATGGTAATGGAGAAGATTCTAAAACACCAGAAAATAGGCCAGATGatcaaactaataataaacctGTTTTGAAAAGAATCATTGAAGATTTATCCAG acCGTCGAAACCAGAAAATCTATCGTTTTTCGGATGTCGCCAATACATGGACCTGGCAGGAAAAGTACCTGTAAACACCGGTGGTACCAAAGGCATTGGGCTGGCCGTGGCCAAGAATCTGATCCAAAACGAGTCATCGCGAGTGATTATCAGTGGCCGGGATGTCCAGGAAAGGGGGAAAGCGCTTAAAATCCTAACGGACATGTACAACTACAACAGAAAGCCCATAGACGTACCGATAGACGTCGCCTCTGAGGAAGGGTTGAAAG GACCTCTGTCGGTTGCTGTGGAACCGGTGGAGGACACGATTGACAAGAATGATTGCAAGAAATTTGGTGTTTACAGTCAAGATGTTACTACTTACTTAGAGTATATTAGTACTTTGGACATCAATGTCGAAGCGAAACATGTGCGTTTGTCTGGTATCATTTGTACCATtg GACCGGCTTCGGTTGCTGTGGAAACACTTGAGGAAATGATTGATGCTGGCATGAATGTAGGCCGCTTGAACTTCTCTCATGGTTCACATGAATACCATGcaaacacaattaaaaacttaagacAAGCTGCTAAAAATTATAGCAAAAAAATTGGTGTTTACAGCCCATTAGCTATTGCTCTAGATACCAAGGGACCTGAAATAAGAACTGGCTTGTTAGAAGGC gGTGGATCAGCTGAAGTTGAACTAAAAAATGGTGAACAAATCAGTTTATCTACAGACAAGGCATTTGAAAATAGCGGTAATGCCACTAAAGTGTATGTTGACTATCCCAACATAACCAAAGTGGTAAAACCAGGCAACCGAGTATATGTTGATGATGGTCTTATTTCCTTGATTGTCAAAGAAATTG gcaGCAATTCTATTGTGTGCAATATTGAAAATGGTGGTTTATTAGGAAGTCGTAAAGGTGTTAACTTACCTGGTGTACCTGTAGAATTACCAGCAGTATCCGAAAAGGATAAGAAAGATCTACTATTCGGTGTTGAAAATCATGTAGATATGATATTTGCTTCTTTCATAAGAGAAGCAGCTGCTGTTAAAGAAATCAGGGAGATATTAG gtgaaaaaggtaaaaacatattgattatttcaaaaattgaaaaccacCAAGGCATGAAAAACTTACAAGAAATAATTGAAGCTTCGGATGGTATTATGGTTGCTCGTGGTGATCTGGGAATTGAAATCTCACCTGAAAAAGTCTTTTTAGCTCAGAAAGCCATGATTGCACGTTGTAAtaag gcTGGTAAACCAGTTATTTGTGCTACTCAAATGTTGGAGTCTATGATTAAAAAACCCCGTGGTACTCGAGCAGAGTATTCTGATGTGGCAAATGCCATTCTCGATGGAGCAGATAGTGTGATGCTATCAGGGGAAACTGCCAAAGGGGCATACCCTGTTAAGTGTGTACATACTATGGCTACCATCTGTAAAGAAGCAGAGACAGCTGTTTGGCAGAGACAATTATTTGCTGACTTAACGTCTGCT GTTAATTTGCCTTTGGATGCTTCACACACAATTGCAATTGCTGCTGTAGATGCAGCTAATAAAAGTAAAGCTGCTGCCATTGTTGTTCTTACATCTTCTGGCCATTCTGCACATCGCATTTCTAAATATCGCCCACGTTGTCCAATCATAGCTCTGACCAGAAATGCCAAAGTCGCCCGCCAATGTCATATTTATCGTGGTATTCTACCTTTATACTATAATG tACAACCATTAAGCGACTGGTTGAACGATGTGGACACCCGTGTAGAGCACGCCATTAAGTTTGGTAAGTCCAGCGGTATCATTAACTCTGGAGATTCAGTAGTAGTCGTCACTGGATGGAAAAAAGGTTCTGGATACACTAACTCATTACGCATTGT taTCGTGGAATGA